One genomic segment of Agromyces intestinalis includes these proteins:
- a CDS encoding MFS transporter, which translates to MTHPDDGPATLSPARIRFALLALALGGFGIGSTEFVAMGLLPDIAADLLPGLYASSPEDANAQAGWLISAYALGVVVGAPTIAAAAARWPRRRLLLALLTAFTLGTVASALLPSFGLVLVARFVAALPHGAYFGIASLVAASLMGPGKRGQGVALVLSGLTIANVIGVPAITWLGQVTDWRIAYLAVAGIFAATFLAVLVAVPWQPGDPDATIARELRAFSRLQVWFALAIGAIGFGGLFAVYTYVAPLATEVTGLDAAAVPIVLVVVGLGMTVGNLIGGRLADWSVRRSMYLFFVLLAAALVLLGFTATNVVGLGAGVFLVGAASAALSPTIQTRLMDVARDSQSIAAALNHSALNIGNSLGAALGGLAIAAGLGYVAPVWIGLGLTGAGIVLAVASFALDRSRRRRGVEVPYATGAIAAIEG; encoded by the coding sequence GTGACTCACCCCGACGACGGGCCGGCGACGCTGTCGCCGGCCCGCATCCGTTTCGCGCTCCTCGCGCTCGCCCTCGGCGGCTTCGGCATCGGCTCGACCGAGTTCGTCGCCATGGGCCTGTTGCCCGACATCGCCGCCGACCTGCTTCCCGGCCTCTACGCGTCGTCGCCCGAGGACGCGAACGCGCAGGCCGGCTGGCTGATCTCGGCGTACGCGCTCGGGGTGGTCGTGGGCGCGCCCACGATCGCTGCGGCCGCCGCCCGCTGGCCGCGCCGCCGGCTGCTGCTGGCACTGCTCACCGCGTTCACGCTCGGCACCGTGGCATCCGCGCTGCTGCCCTCCTTCGGGCTCGTGCTCGTCGCCCGGTTCGTCGCGGCACTGCCGCACGGCGCCTACTTCGGCATCGCCTCGCTCGTCGCCGCGAGCCTCATGGGGCCGGGCAAACGCGGCCAGGGCGTCGCCCTCGTGCTGTCGGGCCTCACGATCGCGAACGTCATCGGCGTGCCCGCGATCACCTGGCTCGGCCAGGTCACCGACTGGCGCATCGCGTACCTCGCGGTCGCCGGCATCTTCGCCGCGACCTTCCTCGCCGTGCTCGTCGCGGTGCCCTGGCAGCCCGGCGACCCCGACGCGACGATCGCGCGCGAACTGCGCGCGTTCAGCCGGCTGCAGGTCTGGTTCGCGCTCGCGATCGGCGCGATCGGGTTCGGCGGCCTGTTCGCGGTGTACACCTACGTGGCGCCCCTCGCGACCGAGGTCACGGGGCTGGATGCCGCGGCGGTGCCCATCGTGCTCGTCGTCGTCGGCCTCGGCATGACGGTCGGCAACCTGATCGGAGGCCGGCTCGCCGACTGGAGCGTGCGACGCTCGATGTACCTGTTCTTCGTGCTGCTGGCCGCCGCGCTCGTGCTGCTCGGGTTCACGGCGACGAACGTCGTGGGGCTCGGCGCCGGCGTGTTCCTGGTCGGCGCGGCGTCGGCCGCGCTGTCGCCGACGATCCAGACCCGCCTCATGGATGTCGCGCGCGACAGCCAGTCGATCGCCGCCGCGCTCAACCACTCCGCGCTGAACATCGGCAACAGCCTCGGCGCCGCGCTCGGTGGCCTCGCGATCGCGGCCGGGCTCGGCTACGTCGCCCCCGTCTGGATCGGCCTCGGGCTCACGGGTGCGGGCATCGTGCTCGCGGTCGCGAGCTTCGCGCTCGACCGGTCGCGTCGTCGTCGCGGCGTGGAGGTGCCCTATGCGACGGGCGCGATCGCAGCCATCGAGGGCTGA
- a CDS encoding thiamine-binding protein — protein sequence MLVAFSVAPSGTGRSDGSVHDAVAAAVKIVRESGLPNRTTSMFTEVEGEWDEVFDVVRRATEAVGEYGSRVSLVLKADIRPGYAGELDAKIDRLEHAIDAID from the coding sequence ATGCTGGTCGCGTTCTCGGTCGCCCCGAGCGGCACCGGTCGATCGGATGGCTCGGTGCACGACGCGGTCGCCGCGGCGGTGAAGATCGTGCGCGAGTCCGGCCTGCCGAACCGTACGACGTCGATGTTCACCGAGGTCGAAGGCGAGTGGGACGAGGTGTTCGACGTGGTGCGTCGCGCGACCGAGGCGGTGGGTGAATACGGCTCGCGCGTATCGCTGGTGCTGAAGGCCGACATCCGGCCCGGGTACGCGGGTGAGCTCGATGCCAAGATCGACCGGCTCGAGCACGCGATCGACGCGATCGACTGA
- a CDS encoding ABC transporter substrate-binding protein, whose product MSRRPLLLFAVAAAAATTLAFTGCAAGGGDTGSGGDFVTEGKFTVGTGEPAYFPWVIDDTPESGEGFESAVAFAVAEQLGFAKDDVVWVRTTFDQAIAPGPKDFDINLQQFSITPERAEAVDFSSPYYETTQVVITVEGSPAAGATSIADLKPLLVGAQTGTTSLDAIEESIAPDQGAQVFNTNDDAKLALQSGTVDAIVVDLPTAFYLTGAELDGGLIIGQLPATGAGDEFGLVLAKDSPLTERVTAAVDALREDGTLDALAEQWLGGDDTAPVLR is encoded by the coding sequence ATGTCCCGTCGACCGCTCCTCCTCTTCGCCGTCGCCGCCGCCGCCGCGACGACCCTCGCCTTCACGGGCTGCGCAGCGGGCGGCGGTGACACCGGCTCGGGCGGCGACTTCGTCACCGAGGGCAAGTTCACCGTCGGCACCGGCGAGCCCGCCTACTTCCCGTGGGTCATCGACGACACGCCCGAGTCCGGCGAGGGCTTCGAGTCGGCGGTCGCGTTCGCGGTCGCCGAGCAGCTCGGCTTCGCGAAAGACGACGTCGTCTGGGTGCGCACGACGTTCGACCAGGCGATCGCCCCCGGCCCGAAGGACTTCGACATCAACCTGCAGCAGTTCTCGATCACGCCCGAACGGGCCGAGGCGGTCGACTTCTCGTCGCCGTACTACGAGACCACGCAGGTCGTCATCACCGTCGAAGGCTCGCCCGCAGCCGGCGCGACGTCCATCGCCGACCTGAAGCCGCTGCTCGTCGGCGCCCAGACCGGCACCACCAGCCTCGACGCGATCGAGGAGTCCATCGCGCCCGACCAGGGCGCGCAGGTCTTCAACACGAATGACGACGCGAAGCTGGCGCTGCAGTCGGGCACGGTCGACGCCATCGTGGTCGACCTGCCGACCGCGTTCTACCTGACGGGCGCCGAGCTCGACGGCGGCCTCATCATCGGCCAGCTGCCGGCGACGGGTGCCGGCGACGAGTTCGGCCTGGTGCTCGCGAAAGACTCGCCGCTCACCGAGCGGGTCACCGCCGCGGTCGACGCGCTCCGCGAGGACGGCACGCTCGACGCGCTGGCCGAGCAGTGGCTGGGCGGGGACGACACGGCACCGGTGCTGCGGTGA
- a CDS encoding amino acid ABC transporter permease translates to MTAPATIPATGPSDIELARRAYRRRQTGRSVLVSAASTLVFAVVVIGVVLLSPGWSRVQQTFFDWDVAVASFPRIIAGLWLNLQVLVFSAIGVAVVGLLLATLRTLRGPVFFPLRALAAGYTDLFRGVPLIIMLYLIGFGVPALDFFPRVPLAVWGTVAIVIVYSAYVSEVLRAGFEAVHPSQRLAARALGLTHGQTMRRIVVPQGLRKVTPALMNDFVAMQKDVGLISVLGAVDAVRGAQIEVAHFFNYTPYVVAGLLFVLLAWPTIRVTDWLTARMRDREQVGSLV, encoded by the coding sequence GTGACCGCCCCCGCGACCATCCCGGCGACGGGCCCGAGCGACATCGAGCTCGCACGGCGCGCGTACCGGCGCCGGCAGACCGGGCGATCGGTGCTGGTCAGCGCGGCGAGCACGCTGGTGTTCGCCGTGGTCGTCATCGGGGTGGTGCTGCTCTCGCCCGGCTGGAGCCGCGTGCAGCAGACCTTCTTCGACTGGGACGTCGCGGTGGCCTCGTTCCCGCGCATCATCGCGGGGCTGTGGCTGAACCTCCAGGTGCTCGTGTTCTCCGCGATCGGCGTCGCCGTCGTCGGCCTGCTGCTTGCGACGCTGCGCACGCTGCGCGGGCCGGTGTTCTTCCCGCTGCGCGCGCTGGCGGCCGGCTACACCGACCTGTTCCGCGGGGTTCCGCTGATCATCATGCTGTACCTGATCGGCTTCGGCGTACCCGCACTCGACTTCTTCCCCCGAGTGCCCCTCGCGGTGTGGGGCACGGTGGCGATCGTCATCGTGTACTCCGCGTACGTGTCCGAGGTGCTGCGGGCCGGTTTCGAGGCGGTGCATCCGTCGCAGCGGCTCGCCGCACGCGCCCTCGGCCTCACGCACGGGCAGACCATGCGGCGCATCGTCGTGCCGCAGGGGCTGCGCAAGGTGACGCCGGCGCTCATGAACGACTTCGTCGCCATGCAGAAGGACGTCGGGCTCATCTCGGTGCTCGGCGCGGTCGACGCGGTGCGCGGAGCCCAGATCGAGGTCGCCCACTTCTTCAACTACACGCCCTACGTCGTGGCGGGCCTGCTGTTCGTACTGCTCGCGTGGCCGACGATCCGCGTGACCGATTGGCTGACCGCGCGCATGCGCGACCGCGAGCAGGTCGGGAGCCTCGTGTGA
- a CDS encoding amino acid ABC transporter ATP-binding protein encodes MIASTETVLHLTGIRKSFGDSEVLRGIDLEVAAHEVVALIGASGSGKSTLLRTVNLLERIDDGVIRLRGEDISDPRVNADRVRARIGAVFQHYNLFPHLSVLDNVTLAARLVHRMPRADAEQRGRDLLASIGLADFAGAYPDRLSGGQQQRVAIVRAIMTGPELLLLDEVTSALDPELVGEVLALVRSLADGGTTILMATHEMAFARDVADRVVFLDGGRIAEQGPAHEVFTTPREARTREFLARMLHG; translated from the coding sequence GTGATCGCCTCGACCGAGACGGTGCTCCACCTCACCGGCATCCGCAAGTCGTTCGGCGACTCCGAGGTGCTGCGCGGCATCGACCTCGAGGTCGCCGCCCACGAGGTCGTCGCCCTCATCGGCGCGTCGGGCTCGGGCAAGTCGACGCTGCTGCGCACCGTGAACCTGCTCGAGCGCATCGACGACGGCGTGATCCGGCTGCGCGGCGAAGACATCAGCGACCCACGCGTGAACGCCGACCGGGTGCGCGCCCGCATCGGCGCAGTGTTCCAGCACTACAACCTGTTCCCGCACCTGTCGGTGCTCGACAACGTGACGCTCGCGGCACGGCTGGTGCACCGGATGCCTCGCGCCGACGCCGAGCAGCGCGGGCGCGACCTGCTCGCCTCGATCGGGCTGGCCGATTTCGCCGGCGCGTATCCCGACCGGCTCTCGGGCGGGCAGCAGCAGCGGGTCGCGATCGTGCGCGCCATCATGACGGGGCCCGAGCTGCTGCTGCTCGACGAGGTGACCAGCGCACTCGACCCCGAGCTGGTCGGCGAGGTGCTCGCGCTCGTGCGGTCGCTCGCCGACGGCGGGACCACGATCCTGATGGCCACCCACGAGATGGCGTTCGCGCGCGACGTGGCCGACCGCGTCGTGTTCCTCGACGGCGGCCGGATCGCCGAGCAGGGGCCGGCGCACGAGGTCTTCACCACCCCGCGCGAGGCGCGCACGCGCGAGTTCCTCGCGCGCATGCTGCACGGCTGA
- a CDS encoding ADP-dependent NAD(P)H-hydrate dehydratase, with protein MEPNGWREWTAADAAEWIVEPGPDDDKYARGVLGVITGSLDYPGAAVLGVEAASRAGAGMVRYIGPRRVAAAVLLRRPETVRVAGRVQAWLLGSGMDATRRSFVLAGELQHALASGVPIVLDAGALDLVGSHTGPTIVTPHARELANLLASRDLRTSVEEVRADPAGWAVRAARELGTAVLLKGAVTRICDPEGDRFTVTAATHRLATAGTGDVLGGILGALAATNHARFAHHHTALAKIAATAAWVHAEAGRRASEAVEGGPVTAMDVAEAVPAVIGGLARRH; from the coding sequence ATGGAGCCGAACGGCTGGCGGGAATGGACGGCCGCGGATGCGGCCGAGTGGATCGTCGAGCCGGGGCCCGACGACGACAAGTACGCACGGGGCGTGCTCGGGGTGATCACCGGGTCGCTCGACTACCCGGGTGCGGCGGTACTCGGCGTCGAAGCGGCATCGCGTGCCGGCGCCGGCATGGTGCGGTACATCGGTCCGCGCCGGGTCGCCGCAGCGGTGCTGCTGCGCCGGCCTGAGACGGTGCGCGTCGCCGGCCGGGTGCAGGCCTGGCTGCTGGGCAGCGGCATGGATGCCACGCGCCGCTCGTTCGTGCTCGCGGGCGAACTGCAGCACGCGCTCGCCTCGGGCGTGCCGATCGTGCTCGACGCCGGAGCCCTCGACCTCGTCGGCAGCCACACCGGCCCCACGATCGTGACACCGCACGCGCGCGAACTGGCGAACCTGCTCGCCTCGCGCGACCTGCGCACCTCGGTCGAGGAGGTGCGAGCCGACCCCGCCGGGTGGGCCGTGCGTGCGGCTCGTGAACTCGGCACCGCGGTGCTGCTGAAAGGCGCGGTCACCCGGATCTGCGACCCCGAGGGCGACCGGTTCACCGTGACCGCCGCGACCCACCGGCTCGCCACCGCCGGCACGGGCGACGTGCTCGGCGGCATCCTCGGTGCGCTCGCCGCGACGAACCACGCCCGGTTCGCGCACCACCACACCGCGCTCGCGAAGATCGCCGCGACCGCGGCGTGGGTGCACGCCGAGGCAGGCCGGCGCGCGAGCGAGGCGGTCGAGGGCGGCCCGGTGACCGCGATGGACGTCGCCGAGGCGGTGCCCGCCGTGATCGGCGGGCTGGCGCGCCGGCACTGA
- a CDS encoding HAD family hydrolase, which produces MPRPHLAPISLSPRVVVFDYGEVISREPSDDDRAALVERAGAEAEPFWSAYWAHREGLDQGTLSIADYWSTVGRDLGLEYSPIDVHELWSIDHRSWLSVDPGTLEVLHALRAGGTRLGLLSNAGADFAGWLRFGSFAPLFDRVFISGELGLVKPGREIYEHVIDELGIEASDLVFIDNKAENVEGAKAVGGDGHVFTDAAGLEAWLREVAS; this is translated from the coding sequence ATGCCCCGGCCACACCTCGCACCCATCTCGTTGAGCCCGCGCGTCGTCGTGTTCGATTACGGCGAGGTGATCTCGCGCGAACCTTCCGACGACGACCGCGCCGCGCTGGTCGAGCGCGCCGGCGCCGAGGCCGAGCCGTTCTGGTCGGCGTACTGGGCGCACCGCGAGGGCCTCGACCAGGGCACGCTGTCGATCGCCGACTACTGGTCGACGGTCGGTCGCGACCTCGGCCTCGAGTACTCGCCGATCGACGTGCACGAGCTGTGGTCGATCGACCACCGCAGTTGGCTCAGCGTCGACCCGGGCACGCTCGAGGTACTGCACGCCTTGCGCGCGGGCGGCACCCGGCTCGGCCTGCTCTCGAACGCCGGTGCCGACTTCGCCGGCTGGCTGCGATTCGGGTCGTTCGCACCGCTGTTCGACCGGGTCTTCATCAGCGGCGAGCTCGGCCTCGTCAAGCCCGGCCGCGAGATCTACGAGCACGTCATCGACGAGCTCGGCATCGAGGCATCCGACCTGGTCTTCATCGACAACAAGGCCGAGAACGTCGAGGGGGCGAAGGCCGTCGGCGGCGACGGCCACGTCTTCACCGACGCGGCCGGCCTCGAGGCCTGGCTTCGCGAGGTCGCCTCGTGA
- a CDS encoding NADH:flavin oxidoreductase/NADH oxidase — MFRPLAIRDLEIRNRVWVPPLCQYSVTARDGVPTDWHLVHLGSFAAGGAGLVIAEATAVNPVGRISDHDTGIWNDEQVAAWRRITRFIRSQGAASGIQLAHAGRKASVWPEPMRRPGSQPLDEGGWQTVSASPTAFEGYREPVALDEAGIRAVIEDFRRAARHAVEAQFDLVEVHAAHGYLVHQFLSPLSNRRDDAWGGDLGGRARLLLEIVRAVRAEIGERMPLFVRFSATDWVDGGWDEAQTATVARWAHEAGADFFDISTGGLVADARITTGPGYQVPHAERVRESGGVAVSAVGRITSPAHADELVASGRVDAVMFGKAMMRDPHFAMRAAHELGADTSMWPAQYLRARPQYNDGEW; from the coding sequence CTGTTCCGCCCGCTCGCGATCCGCGACCTCGAGATCCGCAACCGGGTCTGGGTGCCGCCGCTCTGCCAGTACTCGGTGACCGCGCGCGACGGCGTGCCGACCGACTGGCACCTCGTGCACCTCGGGTCGTTCGCCGCGGGCGGCGCGGGCCTCGTGATCGCCGAGGCGACGGCGGTGAACCCGGTCGGGCGCATCTCCGACCACGACACGGGCATCTGGAACGACGAGCAGGTCGCGGCGTGGCGGCGCATCACCCGGTTCATCCGGTCGCAGGGGGCTGCGTCGGGCATCCAGCTCGCGCACGCCGGGCGCAAGGCGTCGGTGTGGCCCGAGCCGATGCGCCGGCCCGGGTCGCAGCCGCTCGATGAGGGCGGCTGGCAGACGGTGTCCGCGTCGCCCACCGCGTTCGAGGGGTACCGCGAGCCCGTCGCACTCGACGAGGCGGGCATCCGCGCGGTGATCGAGGACTTCCGGCGGGCGGCGCGCCACGCCGTCGAGGCGCAGTTCGACCTGGTCGAGGTGCACGCCGCGCACGGCTATCTCGTGCACCAGTTCCTCTCGCCGCTGTCGAACCGCCGCGACGACGCGTGGGGCGGCGACCTCGGCGGGCGGGCACGGCTGCTGCTCGAGATCGTGCGCGCGGTGCGTGCCGAGATCGGCGAGCGGATGCCGCTGTTCGTGCGGTTCTCGGCGACCGACTGGGTCGACGGCGGCTGGGACGAAGCCCAGACGGCCACGGTCGCCCGGTGGGCTCACGAGGCCGGCGCCGATTTCTTCGACATCTCGACCGGCGGACTCGTCGCCGACGCGCGCATCACGACCGGCCCCGGGTACCAGGTGCCGCACGCCGAGCGGGTACGCGAGTCGGGTGGCGTGGCGGTCTCGGCAGTCGGCCGCATCACGTCGCCGGCGCACGCCGACGAACTCGTCGCCTCGGGCCGGGTCGACGCGGTGATGTTCGGCAAGGCGATGATGCGCGACCCGCACTTCGCGATGCGCGCCGCGCACGAGCTCGGCGCCGACACGTCGATGTGGCCGGCGCAGTACCTGCGCGCCCGGCCCCAGTACAACGACGGGGAGTGGTAG
- a CDS encoding VOC family protein has translation MFEKLMAMAVLPAADLDRAKKWWHDVLGRDPVWSEDEGEIAFYDIGGTVVLVYRTDYAGTAQNTALNLMTDDLDRDMTALRTHGVVFHDYDLPGVTTVDGVADTGEERTAWFSDSEGNIIALGEVSPQMRELAMKLRSSSAGTG, from the coding sequence ATGTTCGAGAAGCTCATGGCGATGGCGGTGCTTCCCGCGGCCGACCTCGATCGCGCGAAGAAGTGGTGGCACGACGTGCTCGGCCGCGACCCCGTGTGGTCGGAGGACGAGGGCGAGATCGCCTTCTACGACATCGGCGGCACCGTCGTCCTCGTGTACCGCACCGACTACGCCGGCACCGCGCAGAACACCGCGCTCAACCTCATGACCGACGACCTCGACCGCGACATGACCGCACTGCGGACCCACGGCGTCGTGTTCCACGACTACGACCTGCCCGGCGTGACGACCGTCGACGGCGTCGCCGACACCGGCGAGGAGCGCACCGCGTGGTTCAGCGACAGCGAGGGCAATATCATCGCGCTCGGCGAGGTCTCGCCGCAGATGCGCGAACTCGCGATGAAGCTGCGGTCGTCGTCGGCCGGGACGGGGTGA
- a CDS encoding hemolysin family protein, translating into MSDWAGLAWLVVLLIGNAFFVGAEFAVISARRSQIEPLAEQGRRSAKTALWAMEHATLMLAMSQLGITICSLLILNVSEPAIHHLLEAPLHLTGWSEEAVGTIAFVITLVLVSYLHVVFGEMVPKNLSFSVPDRAVLLLAPPLVFLARVFRPVIVALNATANGVLRLFRVEPKSEANSTFTLEEVQTIVDQSRREGVLEDASGTLTAAFEFTSKCVRDVAVPASGLISLPPDATPADVERAVARHGFSRYVLLDADGEPHGYVHLKDVIDLDDDEFDDPIPAKRVRRLVSIFDGTDLEDALATLRRLGTHVARAFDEAGETTGVIFLEDIIEELVGEVQDATRRG; encoded by the coding sequence ATGAGCGACTGGGCAGGCCTCGCGTGGCTCGTCGTGCTGCTGATCGGCAACGCGTTCTTCGTGGGCGCCGAGTTCGCGGTGATCTCGGCGCGCCGCAGTCAGATCGAGCCGCTCGCCGAGCAGGGTCGGCGCAGTGCCAAGACCGCGTTGTGGGCGATGGAGCACGCGACGCTCATGCTCGCGATGAGCCAGCTCGGCATCACGATCTGCTCGCTGCTCATCCTGAACGTGTCCGAGCCGGCGATCCACCACCTGCTCGAGGCGCCGCTGCACCTCACCGGCTGGTCGGAGGAGGCGGTCGGCACGATCGCGTTCGTCATCACCCTCGTGCTGGTCTCGTACCTGCACGTCGTGTTCGGCGAGATGGTGCCCAAGAACCTCTCGTTCTCGGTGCCCGACCGGGCGGTGCTGCTGCTCGCGCCGCCGCTGGTGTTCCTCGCCCGCGTGTTCCGACCGGTGATCGTGGCGCTGAACGCGACCGCGAACGGCGTGCTGCGGCTGTTCCGGGTCGAGCCGAAGAGCGAGGCCAACTCGACGTTCACCCTCGAGGAGGTGCAGACCATCGTCGACCAGTCGCGTCGCGAGGGCGTGCTCGAGGACGCGAGCGGTACGCTCACGGCCGCGTTCGAGTTCACCTCGAAGTGCGTGCGGGATGTCGCGGTGCCGGCGTCGGGGCTCATCAGCTTGCCGCCCGATGCGACGCCGGCCGATGTCGAACGGGCGGTCGCGCGGCACGGCTTCAGCCGGTACGTGCTGCTCGACGCCGACGGCGAGCCGCACGGCTACGTGCACCTGAAGGACGTGATCGATCTCGACGACGACGAGTTCGACGATCCGATCCCGGCCAAGCGGGTGCGGCGGCTGGTCTCGATCTTCGACGGCACCGATCTCGAGGACGCGCTCGCGACGCTGCGCCGGCTCGGCACGCACGTCGCGCGGGCGTTCGACGAAGCCGGTGAGACGACCGGGGTGATCTTCCTGGAGGACATCATCGAGGAGCTCGTCGGCGAGGTGCAGGACGCGACACGGCGCGGGTGA
- a CDS encoding hemolysin family protein has protein sequence MSEWILLVIGLLLTIGTGLFVASEFALVNLDRADLEARRDRGETRLGMTIAALKITSTHLSSAQLGITLTTLLTGYTMEPAISSLLAPSLSAAGVPDALVRPIGATTAVVVATLLSMVLGELVPKNFALALPLATAKAVMPFQTAFSWVFRPAVAVLNGSANGILRAFGIEPKEELSGARSAEELSSLVRRSASAGLLEEDTATLLGRTLRFSEHDAGDVMTPRPRLAALQRQEPAGAVLELARKTGYSRFPVYDENLDDVVGIVHVKQAVAVPRERRGDVPTSALQSEALRVPETMKLDTLLGELRGRGFQMAVVVDEYGGTAGVATLEDLVEELVGEVADEHDRTRAGIVRHGDVVSFPGILRPDELLERTGIRVPENGDYETVAGFVMAELGALPAVGDEVSIEQGTLRVQRLDGRRIDRLRFEPTAEPVADRVDDVHEEGRR, from the coding sequence ATGTCTGAGTGGATCCTGCTCGTCATCGGCCTCCTGCTGACCATCGGCACGGGCTTGTTCGTCGCCAGCGAGTTCGCGCTGGTGAACCTCGATCGTGCTGACCTCGAGGCCCGTCGCGACCGCGGCGAGACCCGTCTCGGCATGACCATCGCCGCGCTGAAGATCACCTCGACCCATCTCTCGAGCGCGCAGCTGGGCATCACGCTCACGACCCTGCTCACCGGCTACACGATGGAGCCGGCGATCTCGTCGTTGCTGGCGCCGTCGCTCTCCGCCGCCGGCGTACCCGACGCCCTCGTGCGCCCCATCGGTGCGACCACCGCGGTGGTGGTCGCGACGCTGTTGTCGATGGTGCTCGGCGAGCTGGTGCCGAAGAATTTCGCCCTCGCGCTTCCGCTGGCCACCGCCAAGGCGGTCATGCCCTTCCAGACCGCGTTCTCGTGGGTGTTCCGCCCCGCGGTCGCCGTGCTGAACGGCAGCGCGAACGGGATCCTGCGCGCGTTCGGCATCGAGCCGAAGGAGGAGCTGTCAGGTGCCCGCAGCGCCGAGGAACTCTCCTCGCTCGTGCGCCGCTCGGCCAGTGCCGGCCTGCTCGAAGAGGACACGGCGACGCTGCTCGGGCGCACCCTCCGGTTCAGCGAGCACGACGCGGGCGACGTGATGACGCCCCGCCCGCGGCTCGCCGCGCTGCAGCGGCAGGAGCCGGCGGGCGCGGTGCTCGAGCTCGCCAGGAAGACGGGGTACTCGCGGTTCCCGGTCTACGACGAGAACCTCGACGACGTCGTCGGCATCGTGCACGTGAAGCAGGCGGTCGCGGTGCCGCGCGAACGGCGCGGCGACGTGCCGACCTCGGCGCTGCAGTCCGAGGCGCTGCGCGTGCCCGAGACGATGAAGCTCGACACCCTGCTCGGCGAACTGCGCGGCCGCGGGTTCCAGATGGCGGTCGTCGTCGACGAGTACGGCGGCACGGCCGGCGTCGCGACCCTCGAGGACTTGGTCGAAGAGCTCGTCGGCGAGGTCGCCGACGAGCACGACCGCACGCGGGCCGGCATCGTGCGCCACGGCGACGTCGTGAGCTTCCCCGGCATCCTGCGACCCGACGAGCTGCTCGAACGCACCGGCATCCGGGTGCCCGAGAACGGCGACTACGAGACCGTCGCCGGCTTCGTGATGGCCGAGCTGGGCGCGCTGCCGGCGGTCGGCGACGAGGTCTCGATCGAGCAGGGCACGCTGCGCGTGCAGCGGCTCGACGGCCGGCGGATCGACCGCCTGCGGTTCGAGCCCACCGCCGAGCCGGTCGCCGACCGCGTCGACGACGTGCACGAGGAGGGCCGGCGATGA